The following are encoded together in the Dyella terrae genome:
- a CDS encoding TlpA family protein disulfide reductase has protein sequence MRYFASLCLLVCCMVAYASESGQSRAEIAGRSLIGQPAPHIVLKTIDGQTIDLGALYGKKAVYLKFWATWCVPCREQMPHFERTYEQAGPDMVVIAIDVGFDDSVEEVRKAQKQLGLGMPIVFDDGSLGEAFHLRVTPQHVVIGRDGRILYVGHEANDKLDAALAQARSRSSAQMASAAAPKDEPHYDVGDRVPAFNVQTLSGPSLPAFGAKAGKPTVLLFLSPWCESYLATSRPALAQSCRAARERADVLARDNHAQWLGIASGLWASREELADYQREHHIVMPLALDDSGTLFRRFRVMHVPTVIVLDEQGKVLRRSEDVDAALPSQQSAVTVR, from the coding sequence GTGCGTTACTTCGCCTCGCTTTGTCTGCTCGTGTGTTGCATGGTGGCGTATGCCTCCGAGTCTGGTCAGTCACGCGCTGAGATAGCCGGGCGCAGCCTGATTGGCCAACCTGCACCGCACATAGTGCTCAAGACCATCGACGGCCAGACCATCGACCTCGGTGCGCTCTACGGCAAGAAAGCCGTCTACCTGAAGTTCTGGGCCACCTGGTGCGTGCCGTGTCGCGAACAGATGCCGCACTTCGAACGTACCTATGAACAGGCCGGCCCCGACATGGTCGTGATCGCCATCGACGTGGGCTTCGATGACAGCGTCGAGGAAGTACGCAAGGCGCAGAAACAGTTAGGGCTTGGCATGCCGATCGTGTTTGATGATGGGTCGCTGGGCGAGGCCTTTCATCTGCGGGTTACACCTCAGCATGTGGTGATCGGTCGTGACGGCCGCATCTTGTACGTAGGGCACGAGGCGAACGACAAGCTGGATGCCGCGCTTGCGCAAGCACGCAGCCGCTCATCGGCGCAGATGGCCTCGGCTGCCGCGCCGAAGGACGAGCCGCACTACGACGTCGGTGATCGCGTGCCCGCATTCAACGTGCAAACGCTGAGTGGCCCGTCGCTACCGGCCTTCGGCGCGAAAGCCGGGAAGCCCACCGTGCTGCTATTCCTTTCGCCGTGGTGCGAGTCATACCTCGCCACGAGTCGTCCCGCGTTGGCGCAGAGTTGCCGCGCGGCGCGTGAACGCGCTGACGTGCTGGCACGCGACAACCATGCGCAGTGGCTGGGCATCGCCTCAGGGTTGTGGGCCAGTCGCGAAGAACTGGCCGACTACCAGCGCGAACACCACATCGTCATGCCGCTGGCACTGGACGACTCAGGTACGTTGTTCCGTCGCTTTCGGGTGATGCACGTACCCACGGTGATCGTGCTGGATGAGCAGGGCAAGGTGCTTCGCCGTAGCGAAGATGTGGATGCCGCGCTGCCCTCGCAGCAGTCTGCTGTCACGGTGCGCTGA
- a CDS encoding cupin domain-containing protein, translating into MATHDESLLTAALTRAPGQFIEALRVTYAPGESSKPHSHDRDAYVYVLQGHVRSQVEGQPLRVFAAGENWFEPAGARHLVSANASDSEPATFLVVFVGAQRTQTGR; encoded by the coding sequence ATGGCGACGCACGACGAGTCGCTGCTGACGGCGGCGTTGACGCGCGCGCCAGGTCAATTCATCGAAGCCTTGCGTGTCACTTATGCGCCAGGTGAATCATCCAAGCCGCATTCGCATGATCGCGATGCTTACGTCTATGTGCTGCAAGGTCACGTGCGCAGCCAAGTTGAAGGCCAGCCGCTGCGCGTGTTCGCGGCCGGCGAGAACTGGTTCGAGCCGGCCGGCGCACGCCACCTGGTCAGCGCCAACGCCAGCGATAGCGAGCCGGCCACGTTCCTGGTGGTGTTCGTGGGTGCGCAGCGAACTCAAACCGGGCGATAA
- a CDS encoding glutathione S-transferase N-terminal domain-containing protein, which yields MIELYFAATPNGLKIKLFLEEAGLPYFITPVSLSKGEQFKPEFLAISPNNKIPAIIDHAPAGGGEPLAVFESGAILLYLAEKIGRFIPKDTADRMEVLEWLFWQVSGLGPMAGQVGHFNVYAPEKVPYAIDRYTREVARLYGVLDRQLAGREFICGEFSIADVACYPWIVPHEAHGQNLADFPQLERWFIAMSQRPATLRTYEGVENAYRPKQALTDEERLVLFGQGSKPEA from the coding sequence ATGATCGAGCTGTACTTCGCCGCCACGCCCAACGGCCTGAAGATCAAGCTGTTCCTTGAAGAAGCAGGCCTGCCCTACTTCATCACGCCGGTGAGTCTGAGCAAGGGCGAGCAGTTCAAGCCGGAGTTCCTGGCCATTTCGCCGAACAACAAGATTCCCGCCATCATCGACCATGCACCCGCCGGCGGCGGCGAGCCGCTGGCCGTGTTCGAATCCGGCGCGATCCTGCTTTATCTGGCCGAGAAGATTGGTCGGTTTATCCCCAAAGACACGGCCGACCGCATGGAAGTGCTGGAGTGGCTGTTCTGGCAAGTCTCCGGACTGGGCCCGATGGCGGGCCAGGTCGGACACTTCAATGTGTATGCGCCGGAGAAAGTGCCGTACGCCATCGACCGCTATACGCGCGAGGTGGCCCGCCTCTATGGCGTGCTCGATCGCCAGCTGGCAGGGCGCGAGTTCATTTGCGGCGAGTTTTCCATCGCTGACGTTGCCTGCTACCCGTGGATCGTGCCGCACGAGGCGCACGGCCAGAACCTGGCGGACTTTCCACAGTTGGAGCGCTGGTTCATCGCCATGTCGCAGCGCCCCGCCACGCTACGCACGTACGAGGGTGTGGAGAACGCCTACCGGCCCAAGCAGGCGCTGACCGACGAGGAGCGCCTGGTGCTGTTCGGGCAAGGATCGAAGCCTGAAGCGTGA
- a CDS encoding DMT family transporter: MKTSDIAALLLLGAIWGASFLFMRMGADEFGGMALAGMRAIGAAICSIPLLTRVRLVEMRTHWRDIAIVGIANSALPFVLFSFAAKSLPAGVSAISDAIAPLLVALSGWMLLGEKLSPIQASGLVVGFSGVVWLVAGTVGFSGGAHAMGWAMAACLGANVCYTFGAHYSHRRLRSGVTPLSVATGSQLAAALLLLPFTVWMWPTQTPGWTSWLAVLGLAAICTSLAYVLFYGLMARVGASRSMVVMFLIPVFGVMWGLLFLHEPVTLAMGGGCVVILLGVALTTGLVGLRNRGGTPSEVMTERA, encoded by the coding sequence ATGAAAACCTCCGACATCGCCGCACTACTGTTGCTGGGAGCCATCTGGGGCGCCTCGTTCCTGTTCATGCGCATGGGCGCCGACGAGTTCGGCGGCATGGCACTGGCGGGCATGCGCGCCATTGGCGCGGCGATCTGCTCGATCCCGCTGCTGACACGTGTGCGGCTGGTCGAGATGCGCACGCATTGGCGCGATATCGCCATCGTCGGCATCGCCAATTCGGCGCTGCCGTTCGTGCTGTTCTCCTTTGCGGCGAAAAGTCTGCCGGCCGGTGTCTCCGCCATTTCCGACGCCATCGCGCCGTTGCTGGTGGCGCTGTCGGGCTGGATGCTGCTGGGCGAGAAGCTGAGCCCCATACAAGCCAGCGGCCTGGTGGTCGGCTTCAGCGGTGTGGTGTGGCTGGTGGCTGGCACCGTGGGTTTCAGCGGTGGCGCGCATGCGATGGGCTGGGCCATGGCCGCCTGCCTGGGTGCCAACGTCTGTTACACCTTCGGCGCGCACTACAGCCACCGCCGCTTGCGCAGTGGTGTCACGCCGCTCAGCGTCGCCACCGGAAGCCAACTGGCCGCCGCGCTGTTATTGCTGCCTTTCACCGTCTGGATGTGGCCCACCCAGACCCCGGGATGGACGTCGTGGCTGGCCGTGCTGGGCCTGGCGGCCATCTGTACCTCGCTCGCCTATGTACTGTTCTACGGGTTGATGGCCCGCGTGGGCGCATCGCGCAGCATGGTGGTGATGTTTCTGATCCCGGTATTCGGTGTGATGTGGGGGCTGCTCTTCCTGCATGAGCCGGTGACGCTGGCGATGGGCGGCGGCTGCGTGGTGATCCTGCTGGGTGTGGCGCTGACCACCGGTCTGGTGGGGCTGCGTAACCGCGGCGGCACCCCGAGCGAAGTAATGACGGAACGCGCCTGA
- a CDS encoding PLP-dependent aminotransferase family protein has protein sequence MDHPLAFPLDIPVRGRLQALHGQLRAAILDGRLRTGQTLPSTRALATSLNVSRNTVVAAYDLLLSEGYVVSRQGAGYVVAHAGPTQAGAPPPSAGGEMRLQPRWRDAIAPAPMTALPPSRYDLRVGMPDVSRFPFEAWRKLSARALRPLTRAMSVYDAVEGREALREAIAGHVSFARAVTCSAANVMVTGGAQQAFDLLARILVTPGHTVVAVEDPGYPPLRATFEAAGARVTPVPIDEEGLIVERIPPDARVIYVTPSHQFPSGMAMSPARRVALLDFARQQGAVIIEDDYDGEFRYGGRPLDALQTLDRDGSVFYVGTFSKSLFPTLRQGYVVAPSWAMAALGAVRQLVDRHSDLLAQDTLAWFITEGHLARHVRKMRRIYAERREALLEGLSRHADEALRPLASDAGLHIAAELRWPVDASRLVRDAAMKDMRIEALGDYAIGEHKPNGLVFGLGGIPATRMDEATRLLARLLHEYRPR, from the coding sequence ATGGACCACCCCCTGGCTTTCCCGTTGGACATCCCCGTGCGCGGCCGGTTGCAGGCGCTGCATGGGCAGTTGCGAGCGGCCATTCTGGACGGACGGCTGCGCACCGGGCAGACCCTGCCTTCGACCCGGGCGCTGGCTACCTCGCTGAACGTGTCGCGGAACACCGTGGTGGCCGCGTACGACCTCTTGCTCAGTGAAGGCTACGTGGTCTCGCGACAAGGCGCGGGTTACGTGGTGGCGCATGCCGGCCCTACGCAGGCGGGCGCTCCGCCGCCGAGTGCTGGAGGCGAGATGCGGTTGCAGCCACGCTGGCGCGATGCGATCGCTCCGGCGCCCATGACCGCCTTGCCACCATCACGTTATGACCTGCGCGTGGGGATGCCCGATGTCTCGCGCTTTCCCTTCGAGGCGTGGCGCAAGCTGTCCGCCCGGGCCTTGCGTCCGCTCACGCGCGCCATGTCCGTTTACGACGCCGTCGAGGGGCGGGAGGCATTGCGCGAGGCGATTGCGGGGCATGTGTCGTTTGCGCGCGCGGTGACCTGCAGTGCGGCCAACGTGATGGTGACGGGCGGTGCGCAACAAGCCTTCGACCTGCTGGCGCGCATTCTGGTGACGCCCGGCCACACGGTGGTCGCGGTGGAAGATCCCGGCTATCCGCCGTTGCGCGCGACCTTCGAAGCCGCCGGCGCCCGCGTGACGCCCGTGCCGATCGACGAGGAGGGCCTCATCGTGGAGCGCATTCCACCTGACGCCCGCGTTATCTATGTCACCCCATCCCATCAGTTCCCCTCCGGCATGGCGATGTCACCGGCGCGGCGCGTGGCCTTGCTCGACTTTGCGCGGCAACAGGGCGCAGTGATCATCGAAGACGATTACGACGGTGAATTTCGCTACGGCGGGCGTCCACTCGACGCACTGCAGACGCTGGATCGCGACGGCTCGGTGTTCTACGTCGGCACGTTCTCCAAGAGCCTGTTTCCGACCCTGCGCCAGGGTTACGTCGTGGCACCGAGCTGGGCCATGGCGGCACTGGGCGCAGTGCGCCAACTGGTGGATCGGCACAGTGATCTGCTCGCCCAGGACACGCTGGCCTGGTTCATCACCGAAGGCCATCTCGCGCGGCACGTGCGCAAGATGCGGCGCATCTACGCGGAACGCCGTGAAGCCCTGCTGGAAGGCCTCTCTCGGCACGCCGACGAGGCCTTGCGACCACTCGCATCGGACGCCGGTCTGCACATCGCCGCCGAACTGAGGTGGCCGGTAGACGCGAGCCGGCTGGTCAGGGACGCCGCCATGAAAGATATGCGTATCGAAGCGCTGGGCGATTACGCCATCGGCGAGCACAAGCCCAACGGCTTGGTGTTCGGTCTCGGCGGTATACCGGCCACACGCATGGACGAAGCGACACGCTTGCTGGCGCGATTGCTCCACGAGTACCGCCCGCGCTGA
- a CDS encoding TonB-dependent receptor — translation MKINPITCAVLAALAVARVSYADDATPPAAPPPAPTADASVSTLGAITVTAQHANEDMQDVPITMQAFTGTMLQQLHVDTFDDIIRYLPNVTFAENGPGQGNIYMRGLSTGFLGNQSSASIAPFPNVAVYLDDQSMQFPARNLDVYMVDMERVEVLEGPQGTLFGGGAEAGAVRYITNKPNLDKVSGNVEASTGVTAGGDPNNSANAVLNLPIIPGTFALRGVIYNDHRGGYIDNVPSTFTRNNNDGGNFYANIKPTGGLCPNGQGTSTGYCAVPGSPTANNNSVAQKDWNPVDYQGARVSALYKFNDDWNVLIAQSYQEMDAQGQSSTYPIGSDGQTLQPLQTTAFAPAWDKDRNSNTAWTLNGKIGDVSMVYTGGYTDRHISEQQDYTNYARAAGGWYYTCSGGSGLGAGTKPTCYSPIGYWNDQVKSTHLSHELRFSTPEENRLRAIGGLYYEDFQILDDMNFNYKTIPSCTPPNLSSALAGGAPCVANVVPYPGTAKMDASQRSDSTAFGEDEQRGYRQIAAFGSVSYDIIPEVLTATAGTRYYHYSEYQRGSQYSTGSNCVNVPNGQCVGGDATSMTAENLNAAYHGFRSRANLVWHVTSDAMVYYTFSQGFRPGAFNRTTKDVAKGPDGPQYSKPLSYAPDSLTNNEIGFKTTFFDDRLLLNGSLYHMKWDNVQMQFFNPLVLGNTTFGVNGPNYKVDGVELQFEGRVTDGLTLMGSGSFNKSKQTNSPCLVGNIPNTPSYGACITQVLIAGQGVQPFANPFGASGSEPAFSPRSQFNLRARYDWTFNGNYKAFAMVGASHTGSMYNQPATYPSGEGVLYPTTVDLRYLQAGYTTYDASLGIAKDAWDLSLYGTNLSNSHASVFTSSAQFIQSQVPLRPRVVGVKFGFKF, via the coding sequence TTGAAGATCAATCCAATCACTTGCGCGGTGCTTGCCGCGCTTGCGGTCGCTCGTGTGTCTTATGCCGACGATGCCACGCCACCGGCAGCGCCGCCCCCGGCGCCGACTGCGGATGCATCCGTATCCACGCTCGGCGCGATCACGGTGACAGCGCAGCATGCCAACGAAGACATGCAGGATGTGCCGATCACCATGCAGGCGTTCACCGGAACGATGCTGCAACAGCTCCACGTCGACACCTTCGATGACATCATCCGGTATCTGCCCAACGTCACGTTCGCGGAGAACGGTCCGGGTCAGGGCAATATCTACATGCGCGGCCTCAGCACGGGTTTCCTGGGCAACCAGTCGAGCGCATCCATCGCGCCGTTCCCCAACGTCGCTGTCTACCTCGACGACCAGTCGATGCAGTTCCCGGCACGCAACCTCGACGTCTACATGGTGGACATGGAGCGCGTGGAAGTACTCGAAGGCCCGCAGGGCACGCTGTTCGGCGGCGGCGCTGAAGCTGGCGCGGTTCGCTACATCACCAACAAGCCCAACCTGGACAAGGTCAGCGGCAACGTGGAGGCGAGCACCGGCGTGACCGCCGGCGGCGATCCGAACAACTCGGCCAACGCGGTACTTAACCTGCCCATCATCCCGGGCACCTTTGCGCTACGCGGCGTGATCTACAACGACCATCGCGGCGGCTACATCGACAACGTGCCGAGCACGTTCACCCGCAACAACAACGATGGCGGCAACTTCTACGCCAACATCAAGCCGACCGGCGGCCTGTGCCCGAATGGCCAGGGCACCAGCACCGGTTACTGCGCTGTGCCCGGCAGCCCGACAGCCAACAACAACTCCGTCGCGCAGAAGGACTGGAATCCGGTCGATTATCAGGGCGCCCGCGTGTCCGCGCTCTATAAGTTCAATGACGACTGGAATGTGTTGATCGCACAGAGCTATCAGGAGATGGATGCGCAAGGCCAGTCGTCGACCTATCCGATCGGTTCGGACGGCCAGACCCTGCAGCCGCTGCAGACCACCGCATTCGCGCCCGCCTGGGACAAGGACCGCAACTCCAACACCGCGTGGACCTTGAACGGCAAGATCGGCGACGTCTCGATGGTGTACACCGGCGGCTACACCGACCGTCACATCAGCGAACAGCAGGACTACACCAACTACGCCCGCGCCGCAGGCGGCTGGTACTACACCTGCTCCGGCGGCTCCGGCCTGGGCGCTGGCACCAAGCCGACTTGCTACTCCCCGATCGGCTATTGGAACGATCAGGTCAAGAGCACGCACCTGAGTCATGAGCTGCGCTTCAGCACGCCGGAAGAAAATCGCCTGCGCGCCATCGGCGGCCTGTACTACGAGGATTTCCAGATCCTCGACGACATGAACTTCAACTACAAGACCATCCCGTCCTGCACGCCGCCCAATCTTTCCTCGGCGCTTGCTGGCGGTGCACCATGCGTCGCCAACGTGGTGCCTTATCCGGGCACGGCGAAGATGGACGCCAGCCAGCGAAGCGACAGCACGGCGTTCGGCGAAGATGAGCAGCGTGGCTACCGGCAGATCGCTGCGTTCGGCTCGGTGTCCTACGACATCATCCCCGAGGTGCTCACCGCGACCGCTGGCACGCGTTACTACCACTACTCCGAGTACCAGCGCGGTTCGCAGTACTCCACGGGTTCCAACTGCGTGAACGTGCCCAACGGCCAGTGCGTGGGCGGCGACGCCACCAGCATGACTGCAGAGAACCTCAACGCCGCGTACCACGGCTTCCGTAGCCGCGCGAACCTGGTCTGGCACGTCACGTCCGACGCGATGGTCTACTACACCTTCTCGCAGGGCTTCCGCCCGGGTGCGTTCAACCGCACCACCAAGGATGTGGCCAAGGGACCGGACGGCCCGCAGTACAGCAAGCCGCTCAGCTACGCGCCGGACTCCCTCACCAATAACGAGATCGGCTTCAAGACCACGTTCTTCGACGATCGCCTGCTGCTCAACGGCTCGCTGTACCACATGAAGTGGGACAACGTGCAAATGCAGTTCTTCAACCCGCTGGTGCTCGGCAACACCACGTTCGGCGTCAACGGCCCGAACTACAAGGTGGACGGCGTGGAACTGCAGTTCGAGGGACGTGTCACCGACGGCCTGACGTTGATGGGCTCGGGCTCGTTCAACAAGTCCAAGCAGACCAATTCGCCGTGCCTTGTGGGCAACATCCCGAACACACCGTCCTACGGCGCGTGTATCACCCAGGTGCTTATCGCCGGCCAAGGCGTGCAGCCGTTCGCGAACCCGTTCGGCGCTTCCGGCAGCGAGCCGGCCTTCTCGCCCCGCTCGCAGTTCAACCTGCGCGCCCGCTATGACTGGACCTTCAACGGCAACTACAAGGCCTTCGCCATGGTCGGCGCCAGCCATACCGGCTCCATGTACAACCAGCCGGCCACCTACCCCAGCGGCGAAGGCGTGCTGTACCCGACCACGGTGGACTTGCGCTACCTGCAGGCGGGCTACACGACCTACGACGCCTCCTTGGGTATCGCGAAGGATGCCTGGGACCTGTCGCTCTACGGCACCAACTTGAGCAACAGCCACGCCAGCGTGTTCACCTCGTCGGCCCAGTTCATCCAGTCACAGGTGCCCCTGCGCCCACGCGTGGTCGGCGTGAAGTTCGGATTCAAGTTCTGA
- a CDS encoding tetratricopeptide repeat-containing sulfotransferase family protein has product MNAVVAEPPQMSVEQQVQRVRQLQGMGEHAQALTLAQSLLPDVPENRDALHLIAKSQRYLGQVDEALNTLIDLERWHPHFSRLHEERGHCYVVQRDAPQAIDALLRAVNLNPALPSSWNLLEGLYRMTGDHANAATAASHVATLKRLAPEVVQATSLVSDGELTQAEQLIRPYLQRTGHDVEGMRLLARIAVARDVLDDADTLLTAVLEIAPDFHAARFDYAKVLFERHQYQRACEEMEKLLAMDPQHLDYRTLHASACVGLGEHERAIGLYRALLREIPGAADLHLSLAHSLKTQGQRSDAIDAYHAAIAARPHFGDAYWSLANLKTYRFSDDEIARMAAGEAAADTPTVDRYHLCFALGKAFEDRGDHDASWQHYARGNALKRAESRYRPEIIETNTRRQITVCTREFFAARAGLGDPSPDPIFIVGLPRAGSTLLEQILASHSQVDGTQELADIPRIVLELQGREPDFDDPRYPGVLADVPPETFRELGGRYLRDTRIYRGEAPRFIDKMPNNFRHIGLIHLMFPNAKIIDARREPMACCFSNLKQLFASGQEFTYSMEDIARYYRTYLDLMEHWDTVLPGRVLRVHHEDVVDDLEGNVRRILDFCGLPFEASCLDFHKTERSVRTASSEQVRRPIFRDGLDQWTKYAPYLGPLKEMLGDALERYRPV; this is encoded by the coding sequence ATGAACGCCGTCGTAGCCGAGCCACCTCAGATGTCCGTCGAACAGCAAGTCCAGCGCGTACGCCAACTGCAGGGTATGGGGGAGCACGCGCAAGCGCTGACGCTGGCGCAATCTCTGTTGCCTGACGTGCCGGAGAACCGCGATGCGCTGCACCTCATCGCCAAGAGCCAGCGATACCTTGGACAAGTCGATGAAGCACTGAACACGCTCATCGATCTCGAACGGTGGCATCCCCATTTCAGTCGACTCCACGAGGAGCGCGGCCACTGCTACGTCGTCCAGCGCGATGCACCGCAGGCGATCGACGCACTGCTGCGCGCGGTCAACCTCAACCCCGCGCTACCTTCGAGCTGGAACCTGCTCGAAGGCCTTTACCGCATGACCGGCGATCACGCCAACGCGGCCACCGCGGCCTCACACGTCGCAACACTCAAGCGCCTCGCGCCCGAGGTGGTGCAGGCCACCAGCCTGGTCTCCGACGGTGAACTGACCCAAGCCGAGCAGCTCATCCGACCTTACCTGCAGCGCACGGGCCACGATGTCGAAGGCATGCGCCTGCTGGCGCGCATTGCCGTCGCGCGCGACGTGCTGGACGACGCCGACACCCTGCTCACTGCCGTGCTTGAAATCGCACCCGACTTTCATGCCGCCCGCTTCGACTACGCCAAGGTGCTGTTCGAGCGCCACCAGTACCAGCGCGCATGCGAGGAGATGGAGAAGCTGTTGGCTATGGATCCGCAGCACCTGGACTACCGCACGCTGCATGCCAGCGCCTGCGTCGGGCTGGGCGAGCACGAGCGCGCCATCGGGCTGTATCGCGCGCTGCTGCGCGAAATACCTGGCGCGGCAGACCTGCATCTCTCCCTCGCCCATTCGTTGAAGACGCAAGGCCAGCGCAGCGACGCCATCGACGCCTATCACGCCGCCATCGCGGCAAGGCCGCACTTTGGCGATGCGTACTGGAGCCTGGCGAATCTCAAGACGTATCGCTTCAGCGACGACGAGATCGCCCGCATGGCCGCAGGGGAAGCGGCAGCGGACACGCCAACCGTGGATCGCTATCACCTGTGTTTCGCACTCGGCAAAGCGTTCGAGGATCGGGGCGACCATGACGCTTCCTGGCAACACTATGCGCGTGGCAACGCGCTCAAACGCGCGGAGAGCCGTTACCGTCCGGAGATCATCGAAACCAATACGCGCAGGCAGATCACCGTATGCACGCGCGAGTTCTTCGCCGCTCGCGCAGGCCTTGGCGACCCCAGCCCCGACCCCATCTTCATCGTCGGCCTGCCGCGCGCAGGCTCCACGCTGCTGGAGCAGATCCTCGCCTCGCATTCGCAGGTCGACGGCACGCAAGAGCTCGCCGACATCCCCCGTATCGTGCTTGAACTGCAAGGGCGCGAGCCTGATTTCGACGATCCGCGTTACCCAGGCGTGCTCGCCGATGTGCCGCCGGAGACTTTCCGCGAGCTAGGCGGACGATACCTTCGCGACACTCGCATCTATCGCGGCGAGGCGCCTCGTTTCATCGACAAGATGCCGAACAACTTCCGGCACATCGGCCTGATCCACCTGATGTTTCCCAACGCGAAGATCATCGACGCGCGTCGCGAACCCATGGCCTGCTGTTTCAGCAACCTCAAGCAGCTATTTGCCAGCGGTCAGGAGTTCACCTACAGCATGGAAGATATCGCGCGCTACTACCGCACCTACCTGGATCTGATGGAGCACTGGGACACGGTGCTGCCGGGACGTGTGCTGCGCGTGCATCACGAGGACGTGGTGGATGACCTGGAAGGCAACGTTCGGCGCATCCTCGATTTCTGCGGGCTGCCTTTCGAGGCTTCGTGCCTCGACTTCCACAAGACGGAGCGCAGCGTCCGCACCGCCAGCTCGGAACAGGTGCGTCGCCCGATCTTCCGCGACGGCCTGGACCAGTGGACGAAGTACGCACCCTACCTCGGCCCGCTCAAGGAAATGCTCGGCGACGCACTGGAGCGTTATCGCCCGGTTTGA